The window GGAGGGTGGGATGCTCAAAAAATGGAATGAGATTCTGCCTAACAAAGGCATTAGAATCATCAATCGATATGATGCATCGACATTGTGTGGTCGGCTTGAAATAGAACCAGATGCCCTTTGTTGTTGGAAACATCGAGAGCCTTTAAGTACATAACTTGACGGATCTGCTTGCATTTGCCACACAAACAAAATCCCAGATTTTTCCATTTCCTCTTGCTGTTTTCTTTTGCTAATCTCCTCACTTGCCAAGTCCCTTCCATAAAAGAAATGGCAAGTCAAGTACTCACCCAAGATCAGATCACCCAGTTCAATGAGGTCTTCAACCTTTTCGATAAGGATGGCAATGGTCTCCTTTCTTAGATCCCTCTCTGACGTTTTTCGtattttcttcatatatttATGGCCTTGTTTCATTATTTGTTCATAATCTAAGTTTTGTATTTtatgatgaatatatttattatcgCTATGGAATTGGTTTTTCAAGAAAATTGCAAACATCACCCCTCCTTACACATGTACTTATAATGGAAGATTTATAGTGGTCTTACATCTCTTACTTTTGTGGTTTTCCAAGAACTGCTCCAGGTTGCATCACTACTGGAGAGCTTGGGAGCGTTATGCGGTCACTGGGGCAAAACCCAACTGAGGCAGAGCTTTTGGATATGATCAAGGAGGTTGATAATGATGGTAGTGGTACCATCGACAAACCTGAATTCCTTAAGTTGATGGCAAGGAAGACGATGGACTCTAATTTCGAGAAGGAGCTCAAAACGGCTTTCAAAATGTTCGACAATGATCAAAATGGCTTCATTT is drawn from Juglans regia cultivar Chandler chromosome 5, Walnut 2.0, whole genome shotgun sequence and contains these coding sequences:
- the LOC109006949 gene encoding calmodulin-2/4-like, translating into MASQVLTQDQITQFNEVFNLFDKDGNGCITTGELGSVMRSLGQNPTEAELLDMIKEVDNDGSGTIDKPEFLKLMARKTMDSNFEKELKTAFKMFDNDQNGFISAAELRRVMKNLGRDKLTDEEINEMILEADCDGDNLINFDEFVKVMIAKRGRSGDEERNGSANRHSKARKKGHRFCCIL